The following DNA comes from Flavobacterium sp. N3904.
GAAACGTATTGAAATGTTATAAAGAAAGGCAGAGGGATTAGACCCGATGAAGCCTTAGCAACCCTTCGATTTATCGAAGAAGGTGCTGCATTCTACCACGCCAAACGTGGAAAGATAACACAAAGAATTCAACTAGTTTTTTCTAGCTTTCTTCATAATATTTCCAGGTACAAATCAAAAAATCAAAATAGATTTGAAATTGGAAAATATACCAACCACAATTACAATACAAAATTTTACTACCGAAAGTGGTGCTTTTTATGCTGCCATCAATTTGAGTTATCAGCTTTTTGGTCCAGCATTGCATACGGCACCTATCGTTTTGGTCAATCACGCATTAACAGGGAATTCACAAGTGGTGGGTTTGAAAGGATGGTGGAATGTACTTATTGGCGAAAACAGAACCATAGACACCAACAAATATACCATACTCGCTTTTAATGTGCCTGGAAATGGTTTTGACGATACTATAATCGATAACTATTTGGATTTTACGGCCAGAGATGTGGCTAGACTTTTTATAGAAGGACTTAAAATACTTCAAATTAAGCAATTGTTTGCGATTATTGGAGGTTCTGTAGGTGGCGGAATAGCTTGGGAAATCGCTGCTTTGTCACCACAAATCACAAAACATTTAATTCCGATTGCAACCGATTGGAAATCTACTGATTGGTTGATTGCCAATTGTTTTTTGCAAGAACAAATTTTGAATAATTCGGCAAAGCCAATTGAAGACGCTCGCATTCACGCGATGTTGTGTTACCGAACACCGGAGTCTTTTAAAGCAAAATTTGATCGAACAACCAATGAAGAATTGGCCGTTTTTAATATCGAAAGCTGGCTGAACCATCACGGGGAGAAGTTGCAAAAAAGGTTTCAGCTTTCGGCGTATAAATTGATGAATCAATTATTGAAAACGATAGATATTTCTAGAAACAGAGATTCTTTTGTTGCTGTCGCGTCACAAATTGAAGCAGATATTCATATTATTGGAATTAATTCAGATTTGTTTTTTACGGTAAATGAGAACAAAGAGACCTACGAAATATTGAAAAAACACAAAGAGAATGTGACGTTTCAAGAGATTGATTCCATTCACGGACACGATGCTTTCTTGATTGAATATAAACAATTGGATAATTTGTTGAAAGGAGTTTTTAAGTTAGAAAAAAATATATCAAAATGAAAATATTAAAATTTGGAGGAAAGTCTTTGTCAAATGGAGACGGAATCAATAAGGTAGTGGCAATTATTGCCGGAAAGGTAAATAATGGAGAGCAGATTGCTGTGGTGGTTTCTGCACGTGGGAACGCAACGGACGAATTGGAAGAAATATTGGCTTTGGCTTCTAAAAACGGAGATTACAAACCGCTTTTTGAAGATTTTAAGAGTTATCAGCAAGACGTTTATGAGGATGTGGATTTGTCTGAAGAGTTCAATAAATTGGAAAAACTTTTTGAAGGAGTAAGCCTGATTGGAGATTATAGTGTAAAAATTAAGGATGAAGTGTTGTCTAAAGGCGAGCTGATTTCGGCTAAATTACTGACGGCTATTTTAATAAAAAACGGTATAAATGCTCACTTTGCAGATACAAGAGAGTTGATAAAAACCGACTCGAATTATGGTGATGCGCAACCAGTTGAGCAATTGTCTAAGAAAAATGTGGTGGCTTATTTTAAGGCACATAATGGTACAACGGTTAATGTTGTGACAGGTTTTATTGGTTCGAATAGTAAAAATGAAGCGACAACATTAGGTAGAAACGGTAGTAATTATACCGCTTCATTGTTAGCGAATTATCTGGATGCAACGGAACTTCAAAATTACACACACGTTGACGGAATTTATACAGCAAACCCTGATTTGGTTTTGGATGCCAAAAAAATAGATCATTTGTCTTTTAACGAAGCGAATGAGTTGGCCAATTTTGGAGCAACTATTTTGCACGCAAAAACTATTATTCCTTTGTTGGAAAAAAATATTCCGCTTCGAATTTTGAATACATTCAATCACGAAAATCAAGGAACATTAATTACTTCCAGAGCAGATAAAGAAGGAATCAAAACACTTTCTGTTCTTGAAAATGTAGCTTTGGTTAATCTGGAAGGTCGAGGATTACTTGGAAAAACCGGAGTTGACGCCCGTATTTTTAAGGTAATGGGAGATAACGAAATTAGCGTTAGCATAATTTCACAAGGTTCGTCTGAAAGAGGAATCGGGCTCGTGGTTGATGCTGACAAAGCGACGAAGGCGATGATCGAACTCGAAAGAGAATTTGAAAATGATTTTTATTCGAAAGATGTCAATAAAATTACGGTTACCGATAATGTTTCGGTAATTTCGATTATCGGACAGGATTTGAGTACGTTTCATAAACCGTATACGGCTTTGATCAAAAACAAAATTGTTCCAATCCTTTTCAACAACACGGTGACGGGTAAAAACGTTAGTTTGGTGGTGAAAAAATCGGAGTTGAACAAAGCGTTGAATGTGATTCATGGAGAGATTTTTGGAGTTTCGAAGAAAATAAATATTGCAATTTTTGGTCACGGATTGGTAGGAGGAACGTTGATTAATCAAATTTTAGAATCGGCTGGAGCTATCGAAAAACGCAAAGGAATCAAACTGAATGTTTTTGCTATTGCCAATTCCAAAAATGTGCTTTTGAATAAAAATGGAGTCTCGCCAAATTGGAGAAATGAAATTCAAACCAACGGAACTTCATACACAATCGAGGATGTTATTGCTTTTGCCAATGAGCATCACTTGGAGAATTTGATTGCTATTGACAATTCGGCATCTACTACTTTTGTTGAAAATTATATCAAATTGGCCGAGAACAGTTTTGACTTAATTTCGTCCAATAAAGTGGCGAATACGTTGAGTTATTCATTCTACAAACAGTTGAGACAAGTATTGGAAGACAATCAAAAAACCTACCTTTATGAAACCAATGTTGGCGCGGGTTTACCATTGATTGATACCATAAAATTATTGCACCTTTCGGGTGAAAATATCACTAAGATAAAAGGAGTTTTCTCAGGAACTTTGAGTTACTTATTCAATAATTTCTCTGCGAAAGACGCTCCTTTTAGCGAAATACTAAAAGAAGCCATCGATAACGGCTATACAGAGCCAGACCCAAGAGAGGACCTTTGCGGAAACGACGTGGGTAGAAAATTATTGATTTTGGCGAGAGAATTGGATTTGCAAAATGAGTTTGAGGAAATTAATATTCAGAATTTAATTCCGGAACATTTGCGTGAAGGTGATGTTCCTGATTTCTTGAACAAATTGACAGAGTTTGATCCCATTTATGCTAAAATCAAAGCAGATCAACAACCCAATCACGTGTTGCGATACATTGGAGAATTATCGGGTGATTTGCAAAACGATAAAGGAAATCTGGAAGTGAAATTGGTTTCGGTACCAAAAGAAACTGCTTTGGGTGGATTGAAAGGTTCAGATTCGTTCTTCGAAATTTACACAGAATCTTATGGAGATCGACCAATTGTAATTCAAGGTGCAGGAGCAGGTTCGGCAGTTACGGCTAGAGGGGTTTTTGGTGATATTTTGAGATTATCGGATAAAGGGTAAAAAAAGTAATCAGTGATCAGTTTTTAAATAAAAAATCCGTTGAATCCGCGTTAGAAAATCGCATTATTAGCATTTAAAATAATAGTTATGGTAGAAGTTTTTAGTGGGTCATATTTTGAAGCAATGAATGTTAGAAATTTATTAGAAGGAAAAGAAATTTCAGTTTTTACCCAAAACGAATATATGTCAAATATTGAGCCTTGGGTTGTTGCTTCGGGAGGTTTAAATCCTGTAAAACTTCAAGTTGATGAGCTGGATTTTGATGCATCAAAAATAATAATTGAGGATTATTTAAATGGCAATAATAATTTAGAAACTGAAGATCAATAAAAAAATCTGCTGAATCTGCGTTTGAAAATCTGCATCATCAGCGTTTAAAAAAGATAATAATGAAAATAACACTTAACAGAGTAAACGACAACTTCCATTTCGAAATGAAAAACGAACGTGGAATGGTTGTAAATGTAGATAGCCGTCCAGAATTTGGTGGTAATGACATGGGGCCAAGCCCAATGGAATTGGTATTAATGGGTGTTGCAGGATGTAGCGGAATTGATATGATTTCGATTCTAAAGAAACAGCGTCAGGAAATCACTTCTTTCAAGGCTGAGGTAGAAGGCGAACGCGTGCAAGTTGGTGAAGCAAAACCATTCAAAGATATTCACGTTGTGTTTTATTTGGAAGGACCAATCAACGGAGAAAAGGCGTTGAAAGCAGCACAACTTTCTTTCGAGAAATATTGTTCGGTTTCCAAAACACTAGAACCAACCGCAACAATACATTATAAAGTAGTTTTGAACGGAGAAGAATTAGCGAAAATCTAAATTCATCAACTTTTGAACTTTAATATTAAATAATTATAAAGCCTTTTATTTACAAATCTCAAGAAAAAACTTTGCGAATCTTTGCTTTTTCTTTGTGAATCTTCGTGATATAGCTTTAAAAATAAATAACAATGAACGAACAAGAATTTGGTTTTGAAACGCAAGCCATACGTACCCAATTAGAAAGAACGCAATTTCAAGAGCACTCAGTGCCTTTATACTTAACATCTAGTTTTGTATTTGAAGATGCCGAAGATATGCGTGCTTCATTTGCAGACGAGAAAGATCGAAATATCTATAGCCGTTACAGTAACCCCAATACTAACGAATTTATAGAAAAAATTTGTAAAATGGAAGGTGCTGAGTCGGGATTTGCCTTTGCTTCGGGAATGGCAGCCGTGTATTCAACTTTGGCGGCTTTGTTGAACTCCGGAGAACATATTGTTTCGGCAAGCAGTGTTTTTGGAGCAACACATTCGTTATTTATCAATTATTTTCCAAAATGGGGAATTGAAACATCATATTTTGATATCGATAAACCCGAAACCATTGAAAGTTTTATAAAGCCAAACACAAAGATTCTTTTTGCCGAATCGCCAACCAATCCAGCAGTAGATATTATTGATTTGGAATTGTTAGGAGCTATTGCCAAAAAGCACAATTTGATTTTAATTATCGACAACTGTTTTGCTACACCGTATTTACAGCAACCGATAAAATGGGGCGCACATTTGGTGGTACATTCAGCAACAAAATTAATAGATGGACAAGGTAGAGTTTTGGGTGGGATAACAGTTGGAGATGCTGAATTAATTCAGAAAATCTATTTATTTTCTCGACTTACCGGTCCTTCCTTATCCCCATTTAATGCCTGGGTATTATCAAAAAGCTTAGAGACTTTGGCTATTCGTTTAGACAGACATTGTGAAAACGCCTTGAAAGTGGCAGAGTTTCTGGAAAGCCATCCTCAGGTTAATAAAGTAAAGTATCCTTTCTTAAAATCACATCCACAATACGAAATTGCCAAAAAGCAAATGAAATTAGGAGGCAATATAGTTGCTTTTGAAATCAAAGGCGGAATTGAAGCGGGAAGAGCTTTTTTGGATAAAATAAAATTATGTTCGTTGTCACCAAATTTAGGCGATACGAGAACAATCGTTACGCATCCGGCCTCTACAACTCACAGTAAATTGACTATTGAGGAGCGTTTGGCGGTGAGTATTACTGATGGATTGGTACGCGTTTCTGTAGGTTTGGAAACTGTAGAAGATGTTATTGCCGATTTAACGCAGGCCTTATCGTAAGTAAAGATTTTAGTTGATTTTTCTTAAATAAAAAAGATTATATTTGTAAGAAATCAAAATAGTCATAATCAATTAGAATTAATTTTAGATATGAAAAACACTACTTATTATTTAGACGAAAAATTATTAGCATCAAGTGGAACTAGGTTTATGAATTATATTTTAGACTTAGTTTTTTATATAATCGTAATTGTTTTTATTGCTTTTATAGGAGCTATAGTTGCTGCGTTATTGGGTTTGTCAAATTTACTTCTTTGGATGCAAAATATTTCGGACTTACAATCCAACTTAATAGCTATTGTTGTGATGATAATTTATTACACTCTAACGGAAGGTTTTTTAGGTAGGTCTTTTGCTAAATTTATAACCGGAACTATAGTGGTAGATGAAAATGGTGAAAAGCCATCATTTGGGATTCTTTTTCAAAGAACGCTTTGTCGCTTAATTCCGTTTGAAGCTTTTTCTTTTTTAGGTAGTTCCGGAAGGGGTTGGCATGATTCCATTTCAGATACTTATGTTGTCGACAAAAAAGGATTGGAAGAAAGTCTAAGATTATTTCATGAAGTGGATCAAATAGGGGAACTTTCATAAAGAGGCCTAAATATAGCAATAGCCCACGGTTTTAATCGTGGGTTTTGTGTTTAATAGGGTTGATGTTATTGTTGATTTGGAACAAAATAAATCTGTTTTGATTTGTTAAAATTGTAAATTTGGTTTTGTAACATCACAAACAAATGAAATCAAGATTAATCATTTTATCGGATTTATGGGGAAAAGAAAAATCTGATTGGGTTTCAGTCTATGTTGAATTATTGAAGGATAAATTCGAAATTCAATATTATGATTGTTGTGATTTGGGAGCAATAGATAAAACTCTTTATACCGAAGAAAATCTTCACACTCAGTTTGTTAATGCAGGAATCGAAAAGGCAGTTGAGCAACTTTTGAAAGAAGAAAAGAATGAAATTGATGTTCTAGCCTTTAGTATCGGTGGAATAATTGCTTGGAAAGCAACTTTGAAGGGATTGACTGTTAAAAGTCTATTTGCAGTTTCATCGACAAGATTACGATATGAGAATGAAATTCCGAATGGAACAATAAAGCTTTATTATGGAGAAAATGACAGCAATAGACCAAATGATAATTGGTTTGAAAAACATCCCATAAATTCCGAAATTATAAAAAATAAGGAACACAATTTTTATACGGAAAAACATTTTGCAGAATCGATTTGCAAGGAAATTTTAAAATAGTTTCATACAATTTGCTAAAAAAAGGATAAAGTTTGTAGTTTCGTAATCAGATAAAAATCAAAAATAAGTTCCGATTGCTATCGGGATTAATCCACAATCTTAAATCACAATGCTTTCAAAGAAAACAAAATACGGAATAAAAGCACTGACTTTTTTGGCTCGACAAGAAGATAATTCGCCCGTTCAAATTGCCGAAATTGCAAAAAGCGAAAACATTTCGATTAAATTTTTGGAAAGTATTTTATTACTCCTAAGATATTCTGGTTTTTTAGGAGCCAAAAAAGGAAAAGGTGGTGGTTATTATTTGATAAAAGATCCTAAAGATATCAATATGGCTCAAGTATATCGAATACTGGAAGGACCTATTGCACTTTTACCTTGTGTGAGTCATAACTTTTATGAGCCCTGCGAGGATTGTATTGACGAAGCCAATTGTTCTGTACATAAATTAATGACAGAAGTTCGCGACAATACTTTGATGATTTTAGAAAATAATTCCTTAGCAGATATTGCTTTTTAAAAGATTATCGAAAATTCACAAATTTTAGAATATTTAACATTCTTTTATTTTATGAATTTGCTTTTTTTACAAATTAGTATGGATGCTTAGGACTATTTTTTGAAAACAGCTTAGATTTTTAATCTAAACAGACTTCTTTTGGCTAAAAAACCAATTTATATCCTACGAAAAATAACATTATTGCAATGGCATTTCTAAGAATTAAATCTGGTACTTTTCCGCTCAACATACTTCCAACATAGATTCCTGGGAGAGATCCCATTAGCAACTGTCCTAATAGACCTAAATCTAAATTTCCCATCGAGGCATGTCCTATTCCTGCAACAAGAGTTAAAGGAACAGCATGAGCGATTTCGGTTCCAACCAATCGTGGAGTAGGCAAAAGTGGGTATAAGAAAAATAAAGTAACCGTACCCAAAGCACCAGCTCCAATTGAAGTTAGTGTAACGGTGGCTCCCAAAAGTACTCCAATAAGAATCGTTAATACATTTTGAGTTTTACTCTCACTATGAAATTTATCACCAGCATGTTTTTGTGAAAATACGAGTAGTTTCTTTTTGAATAAAATGGCAATTGAAGTAAAAAGTAATGCCCAACCCAAGCTGTATTTTATAATTGTATTTATAGTAGTAATATCTGTTTTTATACTATGTAAAATCCACAAAGTTAGCATTGCGGCCGGAACACTGCCTAAAGAAAGCCAACCTGTGATGGCCCAATTGATATTCTTTTTTTTGTGATGTACAAATACACCTCCCATTTTGGTAAATGCAGCATATAATAAATCGGTGCCCACTGCTGTTGTTGGTGGAATTCCAAACCACAATAAAATAGGTGTCATCAAAGAACCGCCACCAACTCCGGTTAATCCCACTACAAATCCAACTGTCAAACCTGCTACTACTAATCCTATTTGGAAATCCATGATATTTTAAAATTTTGACAAAAATACATATTTTTTACAATACTCCTATAGGAGTAGTAGAATTTATTATTTATTATTTTTTAATATAAAAAGTCAAGGTATTATTTTGATATATAGAAATAAGTAGTATTTTTGCATTTTAATCTAGTATTCCGATAGGGTAATAGATTTACAAAATACAGACATAAATATGAGCACAGCGATAGTAAATACTTTATTGGAAAAAACGGCAGATTTCACGATTGAGGAAACTTTGGCTTTTTTGGCTAATGAACACAAAGGGAAAGTGGTTTTTTCAACTTCATTTGGCCAAGAAGATCAGGTTATAACTGCATTAATTGCTAAGGATGATTTGCCTATCAATATATTCACACTTGACACGGGAAGATTATTTCAGGAAACGTATGATGTTTTTCATAGAACAATAAAAAAATACAAAGTTGCGATTCAGACGTATTTTCCTGAAGCTAGTGATGTAGAAAATTTGCTGAATAAAAAAGGACCAAACAGCTTTTACGAATCGGTGGAGAACAGAAAAGAATGTTGTTTTATTCGAAAAGTAGCGCCGTTGACAAAAGCTTTGAAAGGAAATGAAATTTGGATTACGGGTTTGCGTGCCGAACAATCCGAAAACAGAAATGATTTGGCAGCTTTTGAATACGATGCACATTTCAATATTATAAAATTCAACCCATTGTTGAAATGGACTTTAGAAGACGTCCAAAAATACATTGATGATAATAATGTACCACAAAACGCTTTACACAAAAAAGGGTTTGTAAGCATTGGTTGTGCGCCTTGTACCAGAGCGATTGCCGAAGGAGAGGACATCAGAGCAGGAAGATGGTCGTGGGAATCCAGTCATAAAGAATGTGGATTGCACCAGAAGTAAGGTAAGAGATTAGAAAATAGAAGTTAGAAAAAAGAAAAAAATAATAATAGTTTGAAGATTTAATACAGGGGACAACCTTAAACTTTTAAACTTTAAACTTTTAAACTAAAAATAATGAGTTCAGTTTTAAAAACAAATGCTTTAGAAAGCGAAGCAATTTACATATTCAGAGAAGTGATTTCTCAATTTGACAAACCCGTTTTGCTTTTCTCAGGCGGTAAAGATTCCATTACATTAGTGCGTTTGGCACAAAAAGCATTTTTCCCAGCGAAAATTCCTTTTCCATTATTACATGTGGATACAGGCCACAACTTTCCGGAGACTATTGAATTTAGAGACCGATTGGTAGCTGAATTGGGATTGGAATTAATCGTTCGTAATGTGCAGGATGCAATTGATGAGGGGAAAGTGGTTGAAGAGTCTGGTAAATATTCCAGCCGAAATAGCTTGCAAACCACTACATTATTAGATGCTATCGAAGAATTTAAATTTGACGCTTGTATTGGTGGAGCGCGACGTGATGAGGAAAAAGCAAGAGCCAAAGAACGTATTTTTTCTGTTCGTGATGATTTTGGTCAATGGGATGAAAAAAACCAACGTCCCGAATTGTTTGACTTATTGAACGGAAAAATTGAAAATGGCCAAAACGTACGTGTTTTTCCAATTTCAAACTGGACAGAATTAGATGTTTGGAGTTATATCGAACAAGAGCAAATCGAAATTCCATCGATTTACTTTTCACACAAACGTAAAGTTTTTTTGAGAGACGGTTTAATTTGGTCGCACTCTCCTTTTGTGTACCAAGAAGAAGACGAACAAATCGAAGAACGAATTGTTCGCTTCAGAACCGTTGGAGATATGAGTTGTACTG
Coding sequences within:
- a CDS encoding RrF2 family transcriptional regulator — encoded protein: MLSKKTKYGIKALTFLARQEDNSPVQIAEIAKSENISIKFLESILLLLRYSGFLGAKKGKGGGYYLIKDPKDINMAQVYRILEGPIALLPCVSHNFYEPCEDCIDEANCSVHKLMTEVRDNTLMILENNSLADIAF
- a CDS encoding OsmC family protein; this translates as MKITLNRVNDNFHFEMKNERGMVVNVDSRPEFGGNDMGPSPMELVLMGVAGCSGIDMISILKKQRQEITSFKAEVEGERVQVGEAKPFKDIHVVFYLEGPINGEKALKAAQLSFEKYCSVSKTLEPTATIHYKVVLNGEELAKI
- the cysD gene encoding sulfate adenylyltransferase subunit CysD, with the protein product MSSVLKTNALESEAIYIFREVISQFDKPVLLFSGGKDSITLVRLAQKAFFPAKIPFPLLHVDTGHNFPETIEFRDRLVAELGLELIVRNVQDAIDEGKVVEESGKYSSRNSLQTTTLLDAIEEFKFDACIGGARRDEEKARAKERIFSVRDDFGQWDEKNQRPELFDLLNGKIENGQNVRVFPISNWTELDVWSYIEQEQIEIPSIYFSHKRKVFLRDGLIWSHSPFVYQEEDEQIEERIVRFRTVGDMSCTAAVESYAATIQEVVGEIRTSTISERGARIDDKRSEAAMEKRKQQGYF
- a CDS encoding sulfite exporter TauE/SafE family protein; the encoded protein is MDFQIGLVVAGLTVGFVVGLTGVGGGSLMTPILLWFGIPPTTAVGTDLLYAAFTKMGGVFVHHKKKNINWAITGWLSLGSVPAAMLTLWILHSIKTDITTINTIIKYSLGWALLFTSIAILFKKKLLVFSQKHAGDKFHSESKTQNVLTILIGVLLGATVTLTSIGAGALGTVTLFFLYPLLPTPRLVGTEIAHAVPLTLVAGIGHASMGNLDLGLLGQLLMGSLPGIYVGSMLSGKVPDLILRNAIAIMLFFVGYKLVF
- a CDS encoding phosphoadenylyl-sulfate reductase gives rise to the protein MSTAIVNTLLEKTADFTIEETLAFLANEHKGKVVFSTSFGQEDQVITALIAKDDLPINIFTLDTGRLFQETYDVFHRTIKKYKVAIQTYFPEASDVENLLNKKGPNSFYESVENRKECCFIRKVAPLTKALKGNEIWITGLRAEQSENRNDLAAFEYDAHFNIIKFNPLLKWTLEDVQKYIDDNNVPQNALHKKGFVSIGCAPCTRAIAEGEDIRAGRWSWESSHKECGLHQK
- a CDS encoding alpha/beta hydrolase is translated as MKSRLIILSDLWGKEKSDWVSVYVELLKDKFEIQYYDCCDLGAIDKTLYTEENLHTQFVNAGIEKAVEQLLKEEKNEIDVLAFSIGGIIAWKATLKGLTVKSLFAVSSTRLRYENEIPNGTIKLYYGENDSNRPNDNWFEKHPINSEIIKNKEHNFYTEKHFAESICKEILK
- a CDS encoding trans-sulfuration enzyme family protein, whose amino-acid sequence is MNEQEFGFETQAIRTQLERTQFQEHSVPLYLTSSFVFEDAEDMRASFADEKDRNIYSRYSNPNTNEFIEKICKMEGAESGFAFASGMAAVYSTLAALLNSGEHIVSASSVFGATHSLFINYFPKWGIETSYFDIDKPETIESFIKPNTKILFAESPTNPAVDIIDLELLGAIAKKHNLILIIDNCFATPYLQQPIKWGAHLVVHSATKLIDGQGRVLGGITVGDAELIQKIYLFSRLTGPSLSPFNAWVLSKSLETLAIRLDRHCENALKVAEFLESHPQVNKVKYPFLKSHPQYEIAKKQMKLGGNIVAFEIKGGIEAGRAFLDKIKLCSLSPNLGDTRTIVTHPASTTHSKLTIEERLAVSITDGLVRVSVGLETVEDVIADLTQALS
- the thrA gene encoding bifunctional aspartate kinase/homoserine dehydrogenase I → MKILKFGGKSLSNGDGINKVVAIIAGKVNNGEQIAVVVSARGNATDELEEILALASKNGDYKPLFEDFKSYQQDVYEDVDLSEEFNKLEKLFEGVSLIGDYSVKIKDEVLSKGELISAKLLTAILIKNGINAHFADTRELIKTDSNYGDAQPVEQLSKKNVVAYFKAHNGTTVNVVTGFIGSNSKNEATTLGRNGSNYTASLLANYLDATELQNYTHVDGIYTANPDLVLDAKKIDHLSFNEANELANFGATILHAKTIIPLLEKNIPLRILNTFNHENQGTLITSRADKEGIKTLSVLENVALVNLEGRGLLGKTGVDARIFKVMGDNEISVSIISQGSSERGIGLVVDADKATKAMIELEREFENDFYSKDVNKITVTDNVSVISIIGQDLSTFHKPYTALIKNKIVPILFNNTVTGKNVSLVVKKSELNKALNVIHGEIFGVSKKINIAIFGHGLVGGTLINQILESAGAIEKRKGIKLNVFAIANSKNVLLNKNGVSPNWRNEIQTNGTSYTIEDVIAFANEHHLENLIAIDNSASTTFVENYIKLAENSFDLISSNKVANTLSYSFYKQLRQVLEDNQKTYLYETNVGAGLPLIDTIKLLHLSGENITKIKGVFSGTLSYLFNNFSAKDAPFSEILKEAIDNGYTEPDPREDLCGNDVGRKLLILARELDLQNEFEEINIQNLIPEHLREGDVPDFLNKLTEFDPIYAKIKADQQPNHVLRYIGELSGDLQNDKGNLEVKLVSVPKETALGGLKGSDSFFEIYTESYGDRPIVIQGAGAGSAVTARGVFGDILRLSDKG
- a CDS encoding DUF2007 domain-containing protein → MVEVFSGSYFEAMNVRNLLEGKEISVFTQNEYMSNIEPWVVASGGLNPVKLQVDELDFDASKIIIEDYLNGNNNLETEDQ
- a CDS encoding alpha/beta fold hydrolase yields the protein MENIPTTITIQNFTTESGAFYAAINLSYQLFGPALHTAPIVLVNHALTGNSQVVGLKGWWNVLIGENRTIDTNKYTILAFNVPGNGFDDTIIDNYLDFTARDVARLFIEGLKILQIKQLFAIIGGSVGGGIAWEIAALSPQITKHLIPIATDWKSTDWLIANCFLQEQILNNSAKPIEDARIHAMLCYRTPESFKAKFDRTTNEELAVFNIESWLNHHGEKLQKRFQLSAYKLMNQLLKTIDISRNRDSFVAVASQIEADIHIIGINSDLFFTVNENKETYEILKKHKENVTFQEIDSIHGHDAFLIEYKQLDNLLKGVFKLEKNISK
- a CDS encoding RDD family protein gives rise to the protein MKNTTYYLDEKLLASSGTRFMNYILDLVFYIIVIVFIAFIGAIVAALLGLSNLLLWMQNISDLQSNLIAIVVMIIYYTLTEGFLGRSFAKFITGTIVVDENGEKPSFGILFQRTLCRLIPFEAFSFLGSSGRGWHDSISDTYVVDKKGLEESLRLFHEVDQIGELS